One segment of Rhipicephalus sanguineus isolate Rsan-2018 unplaced genomic scaffold, BIME_Rsan_1.4 Seq810, whole genome shotgun sequence DNA contains the following:
- the LOC119378378 gene encoding uncharacterized protein LOC119378378, with product MSDEEGTSSSTTTNASELTLPHFWPKNPRVWFSQIEARFHLRRITSQESKYLHVIAALPPDIADAVDDVLASILSKEAYDELKSTVLKRIEVSEQIRLQQLLSHEQLGDQRPSQLLHRMRQLLVQASEERQQPLLRELFLQRLPQSTRMRLAGSDDVTLEHLTQLADRIIDCSASL from the coding sequence ATGTCAGACGAGGAAGGCACTTCAAGCTCAACCACAACCAACGCCTCCGAGTTAACGCTTCCTCATTTCTGGCCCAAAAACCCCAGGGTGTGGTTCAGCCAAATCGAGGCCCGCTTCCACCTTCGACGCATCACATCGCAGGAGTCGAAATACCTCCACGTCATTGCAGCACTGCCACCTGAcatcgctgacgccgtagacgatgTGCTCGCCTCCATTCTATCGAAGGAGGCCTACGACGAACTAAAAAGCACCGTCCTGAAACGTATTGAGGTGTCCGAACAGATAAGGCTGCAACAACTTTTGTCTCATGAACAGCTCGGTGACCAGCGTCCCTCGCAACTACTCCACCGAATGCGTCAGCTGCTAGTACAGGCGTCAGAGGAGCGTCAACAGCCATTGCTTCGGGAGTTGTTTTTGCAGAGACTGCCACAGTCAACACGGATGAGACTCGCTGGCTCGGACGACGTGACTCTCGAGCATCTGACTCAACTCGCCGACCGCATCATCGACTGCAGCGCTTCACTTTG